The genomic DNA CGGTGCTGTGCTCCGTCCCTCCCCACAGAGCGCGCCGTGCCCCCCGCCGCAGCACCCggggcccttccctccccagcctcagCTCCGTGCGCCCACCGAGCCAAGCACCACAGAACCGccctggctggaaaagaccctcagGATCATGGAGTCCGACCATGCCCAGCACCGCCAAGGCCACCAGCCGCGCACCCGCACGGCCCCGCTCCCTCCGGGGATGGGGACCGGCGCCGTTCCAGCTCTGCCGCGATCCGTGTCCCGGCTCCTCTCCCCCCGCGGAcgctgcccccgccgccggaccgggccgggccgggggatGATGCGGGGGTGTCGGGACGAGGGGGGGGCCCCCGCCCCCGTTGCCACAGCGACGTTGTCAGACCCCCCCTCCTGTCCCCGCCCCCCCTCCCGGTGAGCGCCAATGGAGCGTCAGCGCCGGTGACGTCATGGCCGGTGAAAATCCCCCCGTGGccgcgggagcggcggcggccccgTGGCCCGGAGCGGCCGCGGCCCGCAGCATGGCCAAGCATCACCGCACACCGGCGCGTTCCGCCGAGCCCGTCATCGAGGTCAAGAGCAAGGTAAGAACCCACCGACGATGCCGGTACCGGGGCCGGTATCACCGGATCACGGCCGGGCTCTTTGCTTCCCCGCGCTCCCCTCTCCCGAGCATCCATCCCGCTGCCTGCGGGGTCCCGCCACGCACCGGCGATGCGTGGGGGAGCGCTTGCCTGGGCGGTGCGGGTTACCGGCAGCCGCGGGATGGCCTGGCGGTGCGGGGCTGCAGGGTCACCCCGGCTTTGCCCAGATGTGCCCTCGCCCAGATGTTCGTGCAGGCCAGGGCACGCACATCCCCGGCGGTGCTGCCGCCCAGGTGTGCACCCCCAGCAAGAGGAAAACACCCCCCAACTGTTCACCCAGACGTGCACGCCTGCGCTGCTCGCTGCGATGCGGTCTCCCCCAGATGTGCGTGCTCATCCAGATGTGCGCTCACCTTGCCCACTCTCACCCAGGTACAGCCCTGCCCCAGAGGTGTGCCCTCATCCAGCTGATCCCACCCGGCTGCCCGGGCCCTCGCCCCGATGTGCGCTCCCCCTGCTGCACCCCTCTCCAGCTGTGCCCTCTCCAGCTGTGCCCtctccagctgtgcccctgctTACCCGGCCCCCCCCGCAGGATGCGCGGCACCCCCTTCCCGGGGCGCAGgaccccccgcccgccccgccggccgggGTGTGATCCCTGTGGGCTGCGCCGTCCTCGCCGCGTTCCTCAGCCTGTTCCTAATTGGCTTCACCTCCGTCGTGACTGAAGGAAGCACTAATTAACGCAGTTGCTCACCGGGCACGACGGCAGCCCTGGTGCGGCAGGGAAGGGCCCTCCCGGTGGCGCAGTGCCCGCCGTGTAGGGCCAGAGGGTccttcctgccccagcagggcaCCTCACCGCCCTGTCGCTTGGGTGTCAGGGCAGGAAAACGGTTCCGCTccctttattttgcttctggGACGGGCTCCACCTGACGGGCGCTGCCACCTCGGGGCTGCCgctgctctggggctgcccCGGGACAGCTCGAGATGGtgcccctgcctgccttggtcctgctggctgGAGTCAGCCCTGCGCTGCCTCACCCTggtcctcctcttcctcctcctccttcttcacaGTTCGACGCCGAATTTCGCCGCTTTGCCATGAAACGCTCCAACGCTGGCAGCTTCCAGGACTTCTACTGCCTGCTGCAGACAGTGCACCAGATCCCACGGGTGGACCTGCTCCTGGGCTATACCGACATTCATGGTGACCTCCTGCCCATCAACAATGATGACAACTACCACAAAGCCCTGTCCTCTGCCACCCCCCTCCTCAGGGTCATCATCCAGAAGAAGGGTAAGTGGCAGATGGAGAAGGGCAACGTAACCCGTGCAGGGAGATGAGCCAGGGAGATGTCTCTGGTACCACTGGTTCCATCTTTGGGCTCTGTTGGTGGCAGGCAGTCACATCCCCTCCAGCCATCATTATGGTGAATAGATCCAGAGGTGGTGGCACCAGGAGGCTCCCAGAGCCCCGCTGTGGCCATGGCACCCACCAGACTCTTCCTGACAGCCCTTCCCCACAGCAAAGGCACCcacaccagcccagccccgtGTGCCCCAGCGAGCAAAAGCAAATCCTGGTGATTCATCCCTTGGAAGTTGTGTTTTCCAGTGGGGTTTGCATGGGCTTCCAGAAAACCCCATGTTGCTTCTGTGAGCACTGTGCCAGAAGCCTTGTCCGGCTCCCTGCCCCGAGGTGGTGGCAGCCATGATTTTGGCAGAGCTTTTGGGGTGCCAGTGAGTTTTTGATGGTACAAGGAGGTTCatctcctccctggcagcccGGGGGCTCACCCTGACCTTAGTGGCACGTTCCTGGAAAGCAGTTTCGGGCAGGAGCACAAAATCTCTGTGATAGCAGCGTCCTGGTGAGGACAAAAGCCTCCTGGTGACAAACACCCCAGGTATGTCTCCTCTTCACCGGGGAGATGAACCCATCCCCTTCTGCTTGGGTTAGTAGCACTGAAGCTTTCTCTCCAGTAGCCCCATCAAGCAGTGCTGTGAAAAGCCTCCgtttccccagcacagcatctAGACCGACTCCGTATTTCCAGCTCATGTCAGTGGTCTGAAGGCCCTGGGCAAGAAGCGATGTTCGTGGCTGGCcccagctgctgtcccagctttcctgggctcttGCATCAGGGTAGTGCAGGACACCCTGGATGTGTGTTTCCTCCAACGTCAtgcagcagaggggttggaggGAGCTGGAGCCCATGATGTGCTCAGGGGCTGTTGCTGCCAGCATCaagccctcccctgccctgaTGCCTGGACACAGGCTGTggcccagggagctgctgtggtgctggatgtgctggggctgctctgggacCTCCTGCTCCAAGAACCACCtcatctgctgctgggaaaagtCTACAATAGCCCATGGGTGACCATGCCAAGGTGGCACAGAGCGGAGTGGGCAGCCACGGCCCTGGCACTGTGGGCAGTGTGGTaaggaggatgaggaggcagggctggcaaaCTCCAGCACCTGGCCATGCTGGCGGGAGAGCAGccgcagggctggcagcaccacaggagctgtgcagaggcCAGGAGCAAGCCCAGGGTGAGTCACAGCTGATTTCAAATGGATCCAGGTCATcccggggctgggctgtggtCGAACCAGTCTGGGTTGGGGAGgaatgcagctgcagagcctccctgccacGCCAGGGAGCTGGGCACACGCGTGTGGCTGTGGTGTGCACCCGTCCGTGGGCTCCGCGGCACCCAGCCCTGCCGCAGGGGTTCCACAAGGCAAGGCTGCAGCTTGGTTCCTCTCGTGCCATCACCCCCTTGGGTGAAGCCACCCCTGggggcagcctggctggggatGAGGGTGCTGGCCCTGTGCAGCTGGCCTTGGCTCACAGCAAGGGCAGGGGAAAGCCCAGCACATTGCCAGGGCCACCAGAGGGTTCATCCGTGGGGTGCTGGACCTGCCtggcccagctgctctgcacccctcagagaggagctgagtGCTGAAGTAGCTGTGGGAAAGCCTCCACCACCCGTCCTCAAGCTAAAAATACGCTCggctgtgtgtgcagggagATATTTTTAACGTAGGAGCCCTGGCAGGCTGGCTTGGCCAGGGAGAAActccccatcccctgtgctgggggcatCCCTGCGGCTGCAGCGGGGTCCCAGTGCTGGTGGGGGGCACCATGGGGAAGGTTCTGGTAATGCAGGGTCCAGACCTGGGCTCCCCTGTAGAACAGGATGCGGAGAAACCAGTGAGGACCcaggggatgctgctgcccagcacctggTGCATGCGGCCAAGGAGGGGGATATGGTAGAGCTGGGCCCTACCAAGCAGCACCAGTGCAGGGTCAAGGCGGATGGAGTCAAACCCTGTGTCATTGTGCCAGATGGTAGAAGGAGAGATGGTGGCACAAATCACACTGGGATTTCCAGTGGCTCTGAGGAcactgcagccctgggatgGTGCTCCAAGCAGTGGGGAGTCTCCATTCTTGGGGACAGCAGGACACAGCCATGGccatccccagcccctgcagagaTGGCCCTATTCCAGCAGGGACAAGGAACTCTGGTGCTGGCCCATGGGGCCAGACTCGCCCTCAAAGGGCTGGTGCTGCCGCAGGACTCCCTCATGGGGGGAGCCTTGTTGGGAGGCTGTTCCCTCTCCCCAAACTGGGGCACAGCCGTGGCTCCCGTGccggcagggctggcagctctaGTGTTAAGCTGCAGAGTTTGGCTTAAAGTGTGATTAAGGCTGAATCGCTGTCTCCATCCCACTAATCCTGCCTCACGTACGCTGGGTAATCCCAGGAGAtgggcccagcagcagcaggctgcaggaaaagccaggctggtgctgtgggGAGGACAAGCTGGGGAGACCCATCATCAGGGCACTTCCACTGGCTCCACACCTGGGGCCAAGGGCAGGTGGTTGTGACCCCAGGGGCTGCGGTGCCTGACCCGTGGTCTCCCTTGCTCCCGACAGCAGAGTCCGACGCCAGCGTCTTTGCCTCCAACTCCTTGCAGCGGAAGAAGAAGGGGCTGCTGCGCCCCGCGCACTACCGGGCCAAGCCGCACCTCCTCATCGGCCTGCCCCAGGACTTCCGCCAGATCTCCTCCATCATCGACGTGGACATCCTGCCCGAGACCCACCGCCGCGTGCGGCTGCACAAGCACGGCTCCGACAAGCCACTGGGCTTCTACATCCGCGACGGCGTCAGCGTGCGCGTGGCCCCGCAGGGCGTCGAGAAGGTGCCCGGCATCTTCATCTCCCGCCTGGTGAAGGGCGGCTTGGCTGAGAGCACGGGGCTGCTGGCGGTGAGCGACGAAATCCTGGAGGTCAACGGCATCGACGTGGCCGGCAAGTCCCTGGACCAGGTGACGGACATGATGGTGGCCAACAGCCACAACCTCATCATCACTGTCAAGCCGGCCAACCAGCGCAACAACGTCATCCGCAGCAGCAAGGCCTCGGGCAGCTCAGGCGTGTCCACAGACAGCACCCCCAGCCAGCAGACCCCCAGCCCGGCCTCGCAGTACCTGAGCAACTACAGCACGGCCGAGAGCGACGAGGAGGGCGACCTGGTCATCGAGAGTGACGGCGCACCCCACTAcctccccaggggctgccccaACGGGGGCCCCACCAACGGACCCCTCCGGCGCAGCCTGTCCCCTCGCAGCTCGCGGGGCTCCCTGCAGTCCCTTGGCAGCCACGACAGCAGCCCCGGCCGGGGCAGCGGGCGGGAGGAAGGCACCATCCTCACCTTATAGCTGCAGGGTCCCCACTGCCCTCGGCGGCTGGCCAGGTTTCCGGGCTGCTCGTGGGCACCGGGGCGATGCTGGGGCTGGCGGGCAGGGGtggagggggctgctgctgcccccctgAGCCCTCCTGTGGCCCCTGGTACTGCCCCGCTGAGCCCCCTCACCTCCCGCCCCCTCCTTCCAAccaagtgggttttttaaattgttttatcaAAATATGCACCATCAACTAATATATTGCAACGGACAGTAAAACATTTTCTAGAAAGCTCCCCCCGGGTCCCTGGTTCACATCACCGCGGAGGCTGGACCCCAACAGCCGCAGGGCAGGACAGAAACAGCCCCGGTGCTGCAGGATGGGGCAGGAGTatccccaccagccccactgccctGTCCCACCTGCCACGGCCTGTCCTGTCCTGGGCCAGCATGAACCCCATCACCAGCTCCATGGGTCCCCTGGGAGGAAGGGGACAGTGGGTGGGAACCCACAGCAGGTGGGGACCCCGGTACCAAAGGGGGGTGGGACCCTTGACCATGGCACACATGGTGGTTTCGCTGCTGTGGTGGGCAATGCCAGCAAGGCCCCTTGTGGGGAGAAGCAGGGGTGACTCCTCCCTGGCATGTCCCTGTCCCTTGCCACTTGTCAAGGGTGTTCTGGGCAGTGAGCCATGGTAGCCCAACACAATGAGCCTTGCCTGGCCTCCCAGATCCTACCTTGTGCCTGCTGTGGTGCCCTCACTATGTAGGGGACACCCTGGGGGCATCTGCAGGGGACAGCCAGGTGGCATCTGCAAGGAGCTGGGTGGCACTTGGGCTGGCAGCACCACCTGGGCTGTCACTCAGGCCCAGTAAATGCTGCTGGGGGTGGCACGGTTCCATCCTGCTTGTCCAGCCTTGAGTTCATGGGACCATACCCACCCCCCAGCTCACTGgggctcccagctccccctgTGCCCTGTCCCGGCACccaagtgctgctctgctggtggctctggcctttgctttgctgctggcctggcccagccccagccagcacctttgtgcctgcagggagggatggagcaaCACCTCAGCAGAAGGTCCCACGGTGGTGACAGCATCTCCTCTTCCTGtcctggctggggacaggcctggcctgatggtggctTCCCTTCTCACCACCCCTCCTGCAGCATCAACCTTGGGCACCACCATGGCCACTGGtgactgctgcagcagcccgGGCAGGCAGGACACAACCTGGCACCACTTTGCCAGCCCCTTTGCCCAAGCTGGACACGGGctcaggaggagggagggcacCAGCACAGTGACAGTCCCACCATGGCACAAGGGCTCTCCCAGGGAATAAACCCCATGGAACGTGAGAGCAGATGGTGCTGGGTGCCCTGCCTGGGCTTGGGTGGGTGATTCTGGATGCAGTCACAGGGGTGCACCCAGCAGGTGACAGAGCCAGGGTCacctctccagggatggggggacatgtcccagtgctgccagggccaggcagggagagctgctcagGAGCCCTCCTGAGCAGGGTGACAATCCCAGCTGGCCGCCGggcccaggcagagcagagtggggcagagcagacagctgGGCTGGTTCGTCTGGActtgctggggcagggaggtgccTGGGGTGGtgcccccagctgctcccagagctcccacccagccagctcagcctgcctgcccccagggcagccccggggAGCACGGGGTGATTTCCTGGTTGGcatctctccttctccagccctcCAGTGCTAAAAGCTTATTtgggtgttggcagcagcatcAATCCCCACAATCCCAGGAGCCACAGAGCTCCAGGTGCCAcgggcagggctggagagccCAGCAACACCCCCACCAGCAacatccccagcagcagcatcttgcCTGGGGATGGAGTAACCCCCCCCTCGCCACCAGGCTTGGGACCACCATGTGCAGCGTCCCCATCCCGCACAGCCAGAGGAGAtggggcagcaggcacaggctgcaACCAGGAAAGTTTAGATGGGACTTCAAGCAAAAGAAGTGTTTCCCCTGAAGGGGCTGAGCCCCAGCCAGGCAGTGGTTTGTGCCACCCCCATCCTTCCAGATTTTCCCAACTCAGCCAGACAAGGCCCCGCACTGTGGGGCTGGCCCTGAGCTGAGCAGGAGATGGACCCAGCCCTCCAGAGATTCCTTTAGCCCAAATCTTTCTACACTTCATGCAGCAGGATCCCTGCAAAGGTCACATGTCCCCATGTGGCACCTGAAGGTAAGGAGGCAGGGAGCTCACCCCCACAATGGCACCTGCCCAGCCTTGTCCTGCCAGCCTGTGGACCAAGATCTGGCAGGACTTCACACATTTTCCACTCTGAGTCCACCACCATGTCCCAGCACCACAGCGCTGGGAAACCCAACCTCCCCGGCCACCTCAGgcttctgcagaaagcaggactGTGGCCCACAGCTATCCCGTGCCTGCACCgtgtcactgctgctggtttctgcTGCCCATCACCACTTCCCAGGCCCCATTGAGCCCCTGGCAGCTCCACACACTCTGCAAGAGGGAAATGATGTTTTATTGGAGCACGTCCTGCCCACAGTCCACAAAGGCTTCTACAAACACTTCTCCAAACATCTGCCAGATCCCCCTGtatccagcccagctcttccctgggcaGAAAGGActgaagctctgcagctctttgctgtccccaggctgtccctgAGCTGCTCAGCCCAGGTCAGAGGGTGCAGAGGCTGATGAGCAGGATGGGTCAGTGCTCAGGAccaggcacacacacagatgtACAGCACAAGGTTTGTGTGCAGACAAGCCTGCAGGTGCCTAGAAGGAGCCAGGACCATGGCTCAgctcaggagaaagaaagggacaAGGAACACCACTGGCAGCAGTATGGGAGACATCCTACCAGCTTctagaagagggaaaaaatgggAATTTAAGAGGTGATGCCATGGATCCAGAGCAGAGAGCTGATCTCTGAGAagtgaagcagcacagagacaaCTGTTCTCCAGACCAAAG from Apus apus isolate bApuApu2 chromosome 11, bApuApu2.pri.cur, whole genome shotgun sequence includes the following:
- the LOC127389201 gene encoding partitioning defective 6 homolog alpha-like, giving the protein MAKHHRTPARSAEPVIEVKSKFDAEFRRFAMKRSNAGSFQDFYCLLQTVHQIPRVDLLLGYTDIHGDLLPINNDDNYHKALSSATPLLRVIIQKKAESDASVFASNSLQRKKKGLLRPAHYRAKPHLLIGLPQDFRQISSIIDVDILPETHRRVRLHKHGSDKPLGFYIRDGVSVRVAPQGVEKVPGIFISRLVKGGLAESTGLLAVSDEILEVNGIDVAGKSLDQVTDMMVANSHNLIITVKPANQRNNVIRSSKASGSSGVSTDSTPSQQTPSPASQYLSNYSTAESDEEGDLVIESDGAPHYLPRGCPNGGPTNGPLRRSLSPRSSRGSLQSLGSHDSSPGRGSGREEGTILTL